One window of Methanobacterium alkalithermotolerans genomic DNA carries:
- a CDS encoding tryptophan--tRNA ligase, with product MINPWSSASLDYEKLTRQFGIKPFTELLGELENPHLLMSRGIIFGHRDYGRIIKALREKKDFAVVSGMMPSGNMHIGHKMIVDQLIWYQKNGADIYIPIADMESYSARGIDFESSRKLAITEYITNYLALGLDFKASNVRVYLQSKNRTVQDLAYELAKKVNFNEMKAIYGFNGSTNMAHLYVPLIQVADILHPQLEEFGGPKATVVPVGPDQDPHIRLTRDIADRFKSTYNFVAPSSTYHRFITGLTGGKMSSSQPKTAIFLSDTPEDAEKKVMTGKTGGRESLKIQKELGGQPEECVIYEMLLYHLLENDEKLQEIHDNCKNGTMMCGECKSMTRDMIRVFFEKFSKKREKAAKIADKVLVEY from the coding sequence TTGATTAACCCCTGGAGTTCAGCCAGTTTAGATTATGAAAAACTCACCCGGCAATTTGGTATTAAACCCTTCACCGAGCTACTGGGTGAGTTGGAAAACCCACACCTTTTGATGAGTCGAGGGATAATATTTGGCCATCGAGATTACGGGCGCATAATTAAGGCTCTTAGAGAAAAAAAAGATTTTGCAGTTGTAAGTGGAATGATGCCCAGTGGTAATATGCATATTGGGCATAAGATGATTGTGGATCAGTTAATCTGGTATCAGAAAAATGGTGCAGATATCTACATCCCTATTGCCGATATGGAATCATATTCGGCACGGGGAATTGACTTTGAAAGCTCCCGAAAATTGGCCATAACCGAATACATTACCAATTACCTGGCCCTGGGCCTGGACTTTAAAGCCTCCAATGTCAGGGTTTATCTTCAATCAAAAAACCGTACTGTGCAGGATTTGGCTTATGAACTGGCAAAAAAAGTTAATTTTAATGAAATGAAAGCAATTTATGGGTTTAATGGTTCCACCAATATGGCCCATCTCTATGTACCCTTAATCCAGGTGGCAGATATATTACACCCTCAGCTGGAGGAATTTGGTGGGCCTAAAGCCACGGTGGTTCCGGTGGGGCCAGATCAGGACCCCCATATACGTTTAACCAGGGACATAGCTGATCGATTTAAATCCACCTATAATTTTGTGGCACCCTCTTCTACCTATCACCGCTTTATAACCGGTCTGACCGGAGGTAAAATGTCCAGTAGTCAACCTAAAACAGCCATATTTCTCTCAGACACCCCGGAAGATGCGGAAAAAAAAGTCATGACCGGGAAAACAGGAGGTAGAGAGAGCCTAAAAATTCAAAAAGAACTGGGAGGTCAGCCAGAAGAATGTGTAATCTATGAAATGTTACTTTATCATCTTCTGGAAAATGATGAAAAGTTACAGGAAATCCATGATAACTGTAAAAATGGTACCATGATGTGTGGTGAATGTAAAAGCATGACCAGGGATATGATAAGGGTATTTTTTGAGAAATTCTCTAAAAAGCGAGAAAAAGCAGCGAAAATAGCAGATAAGGTGCTGGTAGAATACTAA
- the endA gene encoding tRNA-intron lyase, whose product MRSELSNDLVTVISPKAEKLNQKSHYGRMENEQLELSLIEALYLLDKEKISIFSKDKELSREEMTGIIKDKDLYSKYLVFKDLRNRGYIVKTGFKYGSEFRLYERGKSPGEGHSDYLVNVISENYDLNVLDFSSYVRVAHGVNKKLLMAVVDEEGDITYYNVEWIRP is encoded by the coding sequence ATGCGTTCAGAGTTATCAAATGATCTGGTTACAGTAATAAGTCCTAAAGCAGAGAAATTAAATCAAAAAAGCCATTACGGGCGTATGGAAAATGAACAATTGGAATTATCCCTGATTGAAGCTCTCTATCTTTTGGATAAAGAAAAAATTTCCATATTTTCTAAGGATAAAGAACTATCCCGGGAAGAGATGACCGGCATCATCAAAGATAAGGATTTATACAGCAAATACCTGGTATTTAAAGACCTTCGAAACAGAGGATATATAGTCAAAACTGGTTTTAAGTACGGATCAGAATTCAGACTTTATGAAAGAGGAAAATCTCCCGGTGAAGGTCACTCCGATTATCTGGTTAATGTAATATCAGAAAATTATGATTTAAATGTTCTGGATTTTTCCAGCTATGTAAGGGTAGCCCATGGTGTTAATAAAAAACTATTAATGGCTGTGGTTGATGAAGAAGGAGACATCACCTATTATAATGTGGAATGGATCCGGCCCTAG
- the hxlB gene encoding 6-phospho-3-hexuloisomerase gives MEIIKKTTQEIARHALEVIGKISPSQVSLMIETIIDADSVFIVGSGRSELVGKAFAMRLMHLGFTVHVVGDVTTPAIKKGDCLIAISGSGETKTVTLAAKTSQEVGAKVIAITASEESTLSQYLDVIIYLDSKTKEPWKDYNSNSLKGDYDDLTPMGTMFEDSTHLFLDGLIAEFMALLGKKEQDLKLRHAIIE, from the coding sequence ATGGAAATTATTAAAAAAACCACCCAAGAGATAGCCAGGCATGCTCTGGAAGTTATAGGAAAAATTAGTCCCAGCCAGGTTTCACTGATGATTGAAACCATAATTGATGCTGATTCGGTATTCATTGTAGGGAGTGGAAGATCAGAACTGGTGGGTAAGGCCTTTGCCATGCGTCTGATGCACCTGGGCTTTACTGTGCATGTGGTAGGAGATGTTACCACTCCAGCCATAAAAAAAGGAGACTGCCTTATTGCCATTTCCGGGTCAGGTGAAACTAAAACCGTGACTTTGGCTGCTAAAACTAGCCAGGAGGTAGGGGCTAAAGTAATTGCCATCACCGCCAGTGAGGAGTCAACCCTGAGCCAGTACCTGGATGTTATTATTTACCTGGATAGTAAAACCAAAGAACCCTGGAAGGATTATAATTCCAATTCTCTAAAAGGTGATTACGATGATCTGACACCTATGGGGACCATGTTTGAGGATAGCACCCATTTATTCCTGGATGGCCTTATAGCTGAATTCATGGCCTTACTGGGTAAAAAAGAACAGGATTTGAAATTAAGGCATGCTATTATTGAATAA
- the npdG gene encoding NADPH-dependent F420 reductase, giving the protein MKVAIIGGTGDQGFGLALRFAKAGEKVLLGSRDIKKAENTVNIIHNMLKGEELECIQGMTNQQAAQKGDLVILTVPLQAQKVTLRSIKDHLEGKILVDATVPLETCIGGSSTRYVDLWEGSAAERTAEFLKEKETTIVSAFNNISSSSLTNIKEDVKCDCLVSGDDAESKNKVMELAEKIPGVRAIDCGPLENARIVEKITPLLITLNIKNKTRLAGLRITGL; this is encoded by the coding sequence ATGAAAGTGGCTATAATAGGTGGAACAGGAGATCAGGGTTTTGGATTAGCATTAAGATTTGCTAAAGCAGGTGAAAAGGTCCTTTTAGGTTCAAGGGATATTAAAAAAGCTGAAAACACCGTTAATATTATCCATAATATGTTAAAAGGAGAAGAACTGGAGTGTATACAGGGGATGACCAATCAACAGGCAGCTCAAAAGGGAGATCTTGTAATACTCACTGTACCCCTTCAGGCACAGAAAGTAACCCTTCGGAGTATTAAAGATCATCTGGAAGGTAAAATCCTGGTGGATGCTACTGTACCTCTGGAAACTTGTATAGGAGGATCTTCAACCAGATATGTTGATTTATGGGAAGGTTCTGCTGCAGAGAGAACTGCTGAATTTTTAAAAGAAAAAGAAACCACAATTGTGTCTGCTTTTAATAATATCAGCTCTTCAAGTCTGACCAATATTAAAGAAGATGTAAAATGTGACTGCCTGGTATCAGGTGATGACGCAGAATCAAAAAACAAGGTTATGGAGCTTGCTGAGAAAATTCCTGGTGTAAGGGCCATAGATTGCGGCCCCTTAGAGAATGCACGTATTGTGGAAAAAATAACCCCCCTTCTTATTACCCTGAATATAAAAAATAAAACCAGATTAGCAGGATTAAGGATTACAGGATTATGA
- a CDS encoding sugar phosphate isomerase/epimerase family protein, producing MKIGVSTLALYPQPWEEVMNYLEGMQVEYCEIIHEYPYHNLDVDILDSYSLNISVHSPLSDINIASLNPSIQRSSIGQVKKSVEWAYTIGAEVVVVHPGQVPFLARVFQDKILEKNYQALEECASYAQDRGIQICVENMPRMEGYLFKDLGELDNLVNNLGVLMTLDVGHAHTMGFSTDIMLDFDSLGHLHLSDNDGSFDNHQALGQGNIDFDKLLNKLHKINYQGILTIEVKNKAEIEESLDYLKPRLKKV from the coding sequence ATGAAAATCGGTGTTTCCACATTAGCCCTTTATCCCCAACCATGGGAAGAGGTTATGAACTATCTGGAAGGTATGCAGGTAGAGTACTGTGAAATTATTCATGAATATCCCTATCACAACCTGGACGTGGATATCCTGGATTCTTACTCCCTGAATATATCAGTACATTCACCCTTATCAGATATCAATATAGCTTCTTTAAACCCATCCATTCAAAGATCATCTATTGGTCAGGTGAAAAAATCGGTGGAGTGGGCCTATACTATTGGGGCAGAAGTGGTGGTGGTTCATCCCGGACAGGTGCCTTTTTTAGCACGGGTTTTCCAGGATAAGATATTAGAAAAAAATTACCAGGCATTAGAAGAATGTGCCTCCTATGCCCAGGACCGGGGTATCCAGATTTGTGTGGAGAACATGCCCCGGATGGAAGGATATCTATTTAAAGACCTGGGTGAATTAGATAATCTGGTTAATAATCTAGGGGTTTTAATGACCCTGGATGTGGGGCATGCCCATACCATGGGTTTTTCCACCGATATTATGCTTGATTTTGATTCATTAGGACATTTACACCTTTCAGATAACGATGGGTCCTTTGATAATCACCAGGCCCTGGGTCAGGGCAACATAGACTTTGATAAACTTCTAAATAAATTGCATAAAATCAATTACCAGGGTATTTTGACTATAGAAGTTAAAAATAAAGCAGAGATTGAAGAAAGCCTGGATTATCTAAAGCCCCGCTTAAAGAAGGTATAA